The Seleniivibrio woodruffii genome window below encodes:
- a CDS encoding class II aldolase/adducin family protein, giving the protein MMNLFHKYLGKLKNQKLSDKACYIVTEDTVSVYGCEADAELLRAAELLKTPCLLFVKPSEPFMTALNEAAKGGEFAPNDSETRTFLHTVPVIDGLNADEISNALRRRKAVFVRERGIVTSAAFGAEQAFIFASSVIFSGFVKYFADAGEAALLKKPYDRALTASLIKQYIEKFPARSLPELNKDIFRTDGTIMNAMVQAAKVTVDMGLVDSFFGNISAFSENNIYISRTGSSLDELEGEIDVCPMDESSCTGLTASSELASHRRIYELTGNRVILHAHPRFSVIMSMLCADECENRGRCHYACTKKRFIGDMPVVAGEVGNGPRAMVNTLPPEMKDNERVTVYGHGVFTVSADDFNKALRLLTEAEAKALELYQHLACQPHVD; this is encoded by the coding sequence ATGATGAATCTCTTCCATAAATATCTGGGAAAACTGAAAAACCAGAAATTATCCGACAAAGCCTGTTACATCGTAACAGAAGATACGGTATCGGTTTACGGCTGTGAAGCAGATGCAGAGCTTTTAAGAGCCGCAGAGCTTCTGAAAACTCCCTGTCTGCTCTTTGTAAAGCCCTCAGAACCCTTTATGACAGCCCTGAACGAAGCGGCAAAGGGCGGAGAGTTCGCCCCGAACGATTCCGAGACCAGAACTTTTCTGCATACGGTACCTGTCATTGACGGGCTGAATGCTGACGAAATATCCAATGCTCTGAGGCGGCGAAAGGCTGTCTTTGTGCGAGAACGTGGAATAGTTACCTCGGCGGCGTTCGGAGCGGAACAGGCCTTCATATTCGCAAGCTCTGTGATTTTCAGCGGATTCGTGAAGTATTTTGCTGATGCAGGCGAAGCCGCACTGCTCAAAAAACCTTACGACAGAGCACTTACAGCCTCACTGATAAAACAGTACATAGAAAAATTTCCTGCCCGATCTCTGCCGGAACTGAACAAAGATATTTTCCGCACCGACGGAACCATAATGAACGCAATGGTTCAGGCGGCGAAGGTCACTGTGGATATGGGGCTGGTGGATTCATTTTTCGGAAATATATCGGCGTTCAGCGAAAATAACATTTATATAAGCCGCACGGGGAGCAGTCTGGACGAACTTGAGGGCGAAATAGACGTATGCCCCATGGACGAATCCTCATGCACAGGACTGACAGCATCCAGCGAACTTGCGTCACACCGCAGAATATACGAGCTGACCGGCAACAGGGTCATTCTGCATGCGCACCCACGCTTTTCGGTGATAATGTCCATGCTGTGCGCAGACGAATGCGAAAACAGAGGCAGATGCCACTATGCATGCACAAAAAAAAGATTCATAGGGGATATGCCCGTTGTTGCGGGCGAGGTCGGCAACGGTCCCAGAGCAATGGTGAACACCCTGCCCCCTGAAATGAAAGATAACGAACGTGTTACGGTATACGGACACGGCGTTTTCACCGTGTCCGCAGATGATTTCAACAAAGCTCTCAGGCTTCTCACCGAAGCGGAAGCGAAAGCACTGGAGTTATATCAGCATCTTGCTTGCCAGCCACACGTCGACTAA
- a CDS encoding molybdopterin molybdotransferase MoeA codes for MKLEEAFKTIISLIPDAKSEEVPLIAAAGRVLAADVVAEHDYPEADVSRMDGYAVGQGSEGACLVVNEISAADSYEKPLGKGECVRVATGAKVPSNTEFVVPFENAHRSGENVTYHQGEDRKKHITHAGSDIRKGDVIARKGMRVDIRMMEIFASMRIPSLPCAKAPLVGVISTGSELTEDFTKPGTVNSNFYHMAGLLRIFDVDMKYFGVVPDDEGELSKTMKQAALECDMVITFGGTGFSRYDLLKLTVLEAGGEIPVEGVRIGPGKTFRFGLLGGRPLFMFPGSPAAAIACSEVFLVQAIRKWHGLKTGCIKAVSGFTMKKKKGFSKLVRTWLRFSEDGHAIVDQGGVGFPCVSVISEEAEMMHEGELVDVWLASKMLI; via the coding sequence ATGAAACTTGAAGAAGCATTTAAAACAATAATATCTTTGATCCCCGACGCAAAGTCGGAAGAAGTGCCCCTGATAGCTGCGGCCGGGCGGGTGCTTGCGGCGGATGTGGTTGCGGAACATGACTACCCCGAGGCGGATGTTTCCCGTATGGACGGCTATGCTGTCGGACAGGGAAGCGAAGGCGCATGTCTTGTGGTCAATGAGATCTCTGCGGCCGATTCCTATGAAAAACCTCTGGGCAAGGGCGAATGCGTCCGTGTTGCCACAGGTGCGAAGGTTCCTTCGAACACAGAGTTCGTTGTGCCCTTTGAAAATGCCCACAGAAGCGGTGAAAACGTCACTTACCATCAGGGTGAGGACAGAAAGAAGCATATCACCCATGCGGGCAGCGATATAAGAAAAGGGGATGTGATCGCCCGTAAAGGCATGCGTGTGGACATCAGAATGATGGAAATATTCGCAAGCATGCGTATTCCCTCTCTGCCTTGTGCAAAGGCTCCTCTGGTTGGGGTTATCTCCACCGGCTCAGAGCTGACAGAGGACTTTACGAAACCCGGCACAGTGAACAGCAACTTCTATCACATGGCCGGTCTTCTGCGCATTTTTGATGTTGATATGAAATATTTCGGCGTTGTGCCGGACGACGAGGGCGAGCTGTCGAAAACAATGAAACAGGCCGCTCTGGAATGTGATATGGTCATAACTTTCGGCGGAACAGGTTTCTCAAGATATGACCTGCTGAAACTCACAGTCCTTGAGGCAGGCGGCGAAATTCCCGTTGAGGGAGTGCGCATAGGCCCCGGAAAAACATTCCGTTTCGGACTGCTGGGCGGAAGACCCCTCTTCATGTTCCCCGGTTCACCTGCGGCGGCGATAGCCTGTTCCGAGGTGTTTCTGGTGCAGGCCATCCGTAAATGGCACGGTCTTAAGACAGGCTGCATAAAGGCTGTCAGCGGATTCACCATGAAGAAAAAGAAAGGATTTTCAAAACTTGTCAGAACATGGCTCAGATTCAGCGAAGACGGACACGCAATCGTCGATCAGGGCGGAGTGGGTTTTCCCTGTGTTTCTGTTATCAGCGAAGAGGCTGAGATGATGCACGAAGGCGAATTAGTCGACGTGTGGCTGGCAAGCAAGATGCTGATATAA
- a CDS encoding ATP-binding SpoIIE family protein phosphatase yields the protein MNRIVIYNSKVNFCDISDPFCRMVAEYEQISGTQKLINRLKAGDVDAVVFDAEGTDDECLAYIKNLNLSPDAPKTAVYLSGSSDLRRFAEAGINNFFTDSSMHSGIKQLIKAKSSKYASLMHRAVGRMKELAECVEHGIIVFDAAGKVSFANNAAKAILELTSADLNSRTLNEIFLMHPYSNCNERCDEQPHTTCKGRELILSSTLTVTRDNEDTTGSILIFYPVSASSINRQKELELLKYQERYHSTQQTAAFRKQMLVIKDEVSGTKGSRFFFETYFKPLDIMSGDIYGNMNLKDGRYFLYIIDAMGKGLSASVTALQSSSFINHAVELSIIKNDFEMSKMLSSFLHYIRDRLMEDEALCAVFAMIDTNTDTISVSSFGMPPILACMKDGTVQKLRTPNMPIMRFMAVKEVTDFSLKDVDKLLIYSDGLTESFTRDGSLYNERLPEAFRKAATKKHLLKMVNSDVTHNEDDITFYFISSEPSEITASESFRVRSSTSQLSLAAEKISAFMEAQQIDHSEISTFEFAVNEMLMNALEHGSLGISFRQKQELIRSGIYDEFIEQRTEETSDYYNKEISILSHISVNKASGNRLLTVEISDTGTGFNVPEIFKFNSFDGNLFRIETKEYNGRGIFITDNLVDGLFYSDTGNTVHIVKVIE from the coding sequence ATGAACAGAATCGTTATATACAATTCAAAGGTCAACTTTTGTGATATATCCGACCCCTTCTGCCGCATGGTTGCCGAATATGAGCAGATAAGCGGAACGCAAAAGCTCATAAACAGGCTTAAGGCAGGCGATGTCGATGCGGTGGTATTCGATGCTGAAGGTACCGACGATGAATGTCTGGCCTATATAAAAAATCTCAACCTCTCCCCCGATGCACCAAAAACAGCCGTATATCTTTCCGGCAGTTCCGACCTGCGGCGGTTCGCCGAAGCGGGCATAAACAATTTTTTCACCGACAGCTCAATGCACAGCGGAATCAAACAGCTGATAAAGGCCAAAAGCAGTAAATACGCTTCGCTTATGCACAGGGCGGTGGGACGGATGAAGGAACTGGCGGAGTGTGTGGAGCACGGCATAATAGTGTTCGATGCCGCCGGAAAGGTCTCTTTTGCAAACAACGCCGCAAAAGCCATTCTTGAATTGACCTCCGCAGACCTGAACAGCAGAACACTGAACGAAATATTTCTGATGCACCCCTACTCAAACTGCAACGAAAGGTGCGACGAACAGCCCCACACCACCTGCAAAGGCAGGGAACTTATCCTGTCTTCAACGCTCACCGTGACCCGTGACAACGAAGACACCACAGGCAGCATTCTCATCTTCTACCCCGTCTCAGCAAGCTCCATAAACAGGCAAAAGGAACTGGAGCTTTTGAAATATCAGGAGCGGTATCACTCCACCCAGCAGACTGCGGCATTCAGAAAGCAGATGCTGGTGATAAAGGATGAAGTTTCCGGAACCAAAGGCAGCAGGTTCTTTTTCGAGACCTATTTCAAGCCGCTGGATATCATGAGCGGCGATATCTACGGAAACATGAACCTGAAGGACGGCCGCTACTTTTTATACATAATAGACGCAATGGGCAAAGGGCTGTCCGCATCGGTGACCGCTCTTCAGTCCAGTTCATTCATAAACCACGCAGTCGAACTCTCCATAATCAAGAATGACTTTGAGATGTCTAAAATGCTCAGTTCGTTTCTCCACTACATCCGTGACAGACTGATGGAGGACGAAGCCCTGTGCGCAGTCTTTGCCATGATAGACACCAACACCGACACTATCTCCGTTTCCAGTTTCGGCATGCCGCCCATTCTGGCCTGTATGAAGGACGGCACCGTGCAGAAACTCCGCACGCCGAACATGCCCATAATGCGGTTCATGGCGGTTAAGGAGGTAACGGATTTCAGCCTTAAAGACGTGGACAAGCTGCTGATATATTCCGACGGACTCACCGAATCTTTCACCCGTGACGGATCGCTCTACAACGAACGTCTGCCGGAAGCCTTCCGCAAAGCCGCTACAAAAAAACACCTCCTGAAAATGGTTAACTCAGATGTCACTCACAACGAGGATGACATCACCTTCTATTTCATAAGCAGCGAGCCTTCGGAAATAACAGCATCCGAAAGTTTCAGAGTCAGATCCAGCACAAGCCAGCTGAGTCTGGCCGCAGAAAAAATCAGTGCGTTTATGGAGGCTCAGCAGATTGACCATTCAGAAATATCCACATTTGAGTTCGCAGTGAACGAGATGCTCATGAACGCTCTGGAACACGGAAGCCTCGGCATCAGTTTCAGGCAGAAACAGGAGCTTATCAGAAGCGGAATTTATGATGAGTTCATCGAGCAGCGCACAGAAGAGACCTCCGACTATTACAATAAGGAGATAAGCATCCTTTCGCACATTTCGGTGAATAAAGCCAGCGGCAACAGACTGCTTACGGTGGAGATAAGCGATACGGGCACGGGTTTCAACGTGCCGGAGATATTCAAGTTCAACAGTTTTGACGGGAACCTCTTCCGCATTGAAACGAAAGAGTACAACGGGCGTGGTATATTCATAACCGACAATCTGGTGGACGGTCTTTTCTACAGCGACACCGGAAACACGGTTCACATCGTAAAGGTCATTGAATAG
- a CDS encoding PAS domain-containing sensor histidine kinase, which translates to MDNYLFKNRSGLHFFLLSAGFACAYIFLDYLSDTKFAHNDFAREFSERSLASVLFLFFAFVVWRTMKRMKSVEEKALEHDRKYKTYISNSPDPIIVCDRTGKIVESNPAMESISGYTSDELHKMLIQNMWSKDSVKEGYSALAKMLTADALDVTLKFLKKCGAEYYLSCHAVRVAEDRFLVMCRDMTSYVLMDNHIRHIHNELKEKVEEELKKRHRQEHLIENQKKVADMSKLLSAIAHQWRQPLNILALYNIDLQDSYAAGELNDKYIEDYNRVVSSTIENMSGIIDDFRLFFAPDSPGKEFNIVSELTDVMNILHAQINYLGIDTRFLCKCSKRDQMCSSVLACPDCSYRDVYVKGEQDRFRHVILNLIYNCIDSINEKAVGTPRYRGKISVTAARSDGSIKVVVADNGTGIKGDIMDKVFEPYFTTKEEGKGAGIGLFMARAVIKEHMHGDIELRNTAEGASAELNLPVFSTTIQ; encoded by the coding sequence ATGGATAATTATTTATTTAAAAACAGGTCCGGATTGCATTTCTTTCTGTTGTCGGCAGGTTTTGCCTGTGCGTATATTTTTCTGGATTATCTCTCCGACACAAAATTCGCTCATAACGATTTTGCGAGGGAGTTTTCCGAAAGGTCTCTTGCGTCTGTGCTTTTTTTGTTTTTCGCCTTTGTCGTATGGCGAACCATGAAGCGGATGAAGAGTGTCGAGGAAAAGGCGCTGGAGCATGACAGAAAATATAAGACCTATATCAGCAACTCGCCCGACCCCATAATTGTCTGCGACAGAACCGGAAAAATAGTTGAGTCGAACCCCGCCATGGAATCCATCTCCGGATATACCTCCGATGAACTTCATAAGATGCTTATTCAGAACATGTGGAGCAAGGACAGCGTTAAAGAGGGCTACTCCGCTCTGGCAAAAATGCTGACAGCTGATGCGCTGGACGTTACACTTAAATTCCTTAAGAAATGCGGTGCGGAATATTATCTTTCCTGCCATGCGGTGAGGGTTGCGGAGGACAGGTTTCTGGTCATGTGCAGGGATATGACCTCATACGTTCTTATGGACAACCACATCCGCCACATCCACAACGAACTGAAAGAGAAGGTTGAAGAGGAGCTGAAAAAACGTCACAGGCAGGAGCATCTTATAGAGAATCAGAAAAAAGTTGCGGACATGAGCAAGCTTTTAAGCGCAATTGCCCACCAGTGGCGTCAGCCGCTGAACATTCTTGCTCTGTACAACATCGACCTGCAGGATTCATACGCCGCAGGAGAGCTGAACGATAAATATATTGAAGACTACAACCGTGTTGTCTCATCCACAATAGAGAACATGTCCGGCATAATAGACGATTTCCGGCTTTTCTTTGCTCCGGACAGCCCAGGCAAAGAGTTCAACATAGTCTCCGAGCTTACCGACGTTATGAACATTCTCCATGCGCAGATAAATTATCTTGGAATAGACACTCGTTTTTTATGCAAATGCAGCAAAAGAGACCAGATGTGTTCGAGTGTTCTTGCCTGTCCTGACTGTTCCTACAGGGATGTTTATGTCAAAGGCGAGCAGGACAGGTTCCGCCACGTTATTCTTAATCTGATATACAACTGCATCGATTCCATAAACGAAAAGGCTGTGGGTACTCCCAGATACAGAGGAAAAATATCCGTTACAGCGGCCAGAAGCGACGGAAGCATAAAGGTTGTTGTTGCCGATAACGGAACGGGCATAAAAGGGGATATCATGGACAAGGTTTTCGAGCCTTACTTTACAACGAAGGAAGAGGGCAAGGGAGCCGGAATAGGGCTGTTCATGGCCAGAGCAGTCATAAAAGAGCATATGCACGGGGATATTGAGCTTAGAAACACTGCCGAGGGCGCATCAGCTGAGCTGAACCTGCCTGTTTTCAGTACGACTATTCAATGA
- a CDS encoding 3-deoxy-7-phosphoheptulonate synthase has translation MVKTYNLNVLALTPLISPNNLKQVFPLPVKGAAFVKESRETIRNILHGRDSRLMVVVGPCSIHDTKAALEYADRLKKLSDELSDKLFIIMRVYFEKPRTTVGWKGLINDPDLNGTHMISKGLGIARNLLCTITEKQLPIACEMLDPITPHYLSDMISWGAIGARTTESQTHREMASGLSFPVGFKNGTDGGLKIATDAMASSCRPHSFLGINNDGVTAIVQTAGNPDIHIVLRGGNNSPNYYKENIEETVELLKKEKLPSAIMVDCSHANSYKDHEKQPMVLESIVAQVKAGQTDIKGVMIESNLFAGNQNIPEDLSCLKYGVSVTDKCVDWETTERMLRDAHSKL, from the coding sequence ATGGTTAAGACTTATAACTTAAATGTTCTTGCGCTCACACCGCTCATATCGCCGAACAACCTGAAACAGGTTTTTCCGCTCCCGGTGAAGGGCGCAGCGTTTGTTAAGGAATCCAGAGAGACCATACGGAATATTCTGCACGGAAGAGACAGCAGGCTTATGGTTGTTGTCGGCCCCTGCTCCATCCACGACACAAAGGCCGCTCTGGAATATGCGGACAGACTTAAAAAACTCTCGGACGAGCTTTCGGACAAACTCTTCATCATAATGCGTGTTTACTTTGAAAAGCCCAGAACCACCGTGGGCTGGAAAGGCCTTATAAACGACCCCGACCTGAACGGCACGCACATGATATCCAAAGGCTTGGGCATTGCGAGAAACCTGCTATGCACCATCACGGAGAAACAGCTCCCCATCGCATGCGAAATGCTCGACCCCATCACACCCCACTATCTTTCAGATATGATCAGCTGGGGAGCCATAGGCGCAAGAACGACAGAATCGCAGACTCACAGAGAGATGGCAAGCGGCCTGTCTTTCCCCGTAGGATTTAAGAACGGAACGGACGGCGGACTGAAAATAGCTACCGATGCGATGGCTTCTTCATGCAGACCCCACAGCTTCCTTGGAATAAACAACGACGGCGTAACCGCCATAGTTCAGACTGCAGGCAACCCCGACATCCACATTGTTCTCAGAGGCGGCAACAACTCGCCCAACTATTACAAAGAGAATATTGAAGAGACAGTGGAGCTTCTGAAAAAGGAGAAACTGCCGTCAGCCATCATGGTTGACTGTAGCCATGCCAACTCATACAAGGATCACGAAAAGCAGCCGATGGTTCTTGAAAGCATCGTAGCTCAGGTCAAGGCCGGACAGACTGATATCAAAGGGGTTATGATAGAAAGTAACCTTTTTGCCGGAAACCAGAACATTCCGGAGGACCTCTCATGCCTTAAATACGGCGTGTCGGTCACCGACAAATGTGTGGACTGGGAGACAACGGAAAGAATGCTGAGAGATGCACACTCAAAGTTATAA
- the gdhA gene encoding NADP-specific glutamate dehydrogenase, which translates to MKGQTSKIESIYQQVIDRNPGETEFHQAVREVLDSLEPVIMKYPKYADHRIIERICEPERQIIFRVPWTDDKGNIHINRGFRVEFNSALGPYKGGLRFHESVYLGIIKFLGFEQIFKNALTGMPIGGGKGGSDFNPKGRSDAEIMRFCQSFMTELYRHLGEYTDVPAGDIGVGGREIGYMFGQYKRITNRYEAGVLTGKGLSWGGSLVRTEATGYGAVYFVNEMLKTKKDSFEGKTCVVSGSGNVAIYTVEKINHLGGKVVAMSDSNGYIYDKRGVDLSLVKQLKEVERRRIKDYCDTYKGATYVEGGNIWEVPCQVAMPSATQNELDEKDAEMLVKNGCIAVGEGANMPTTPEGTKVFLNAGVLFGPGKAANAGGVATSALEMQQNASRDSWTFEYTEKRLHEIMIGIHKACYEQSAEFGQPGNYILGANIASFRKVADAMISQGLI; encoded by the coding sequence ATGAAAGGACAGACATCCAAGATCGAAAGTATTTATCAGCAGGTCATCGACAGAAACCCCGGCGAGACCGAGTTCCACCAGGCGGTGCGTGAGGTTCTTGACAGCCTTGAGCCCGTTATCATGAAATACCCCAAATATGCAGACCACAGGATCATCGAGCGTATCTGCGAACCCGAAAGACAGATCATCTTCCGTGTTCCGTGGACAGACGACAAAGGAAACATACACATCAACAGAGGTTTCCGTGTGGAGTTCAACTCCGCTCTGGGACCCTACAAAGGCGGACTCCGTTTCCACGAATCCGTTTATCTGGGTATCATAAAATTCCTCGGCTTCGAGCAGATATTTAAAAACGCACTTACAGGCATGCCCATCGGCGGCGGAAAGGGCGGTTCCGACTTCAACCCCAAAGGCAGAAGCGATGCTGAAATAATGAGATTCTGCCAGAGCTTTATGACTGAGCTTTACAGACACCTCGGCGAATACACTGACGTTCCCGCAGGCGACATCGGCGTGGGCGGACGTGAGATAGGCTATATGTTCGGCCAGTATAAGAGAATAACAAACCGCTACGAAGCGGGCGTTCTCACTGGCAAAGGCCTTTCATGGGGAGGTTCACTGGTGCGCACAGAGGCAACAGGCTACGGTGCGGTTTACTTCGTGAACGAGATGCTTAAAACCAAAAAGGACAGCTTCGAAGGTAAGACATGCGTTGTTTCCGGTTCGGGCAACGTTGCTATCTACACTGTTGAAAAGATAAACCATCTGGGCGGCAAGGTTGTGGCCATGTCCGACTCCAACGGTTACATATATGACAAAAGAGGCGTAGATCTCAGCCTCGTCAAACAGCTGAAAGAGGTTGAGCGCCGCAGAATTAAAGACTATTGCGATACATACAAGGGCGCAACCTATGTTGAAGGCGGAAACATCTGGGAAGTTCCCTGTCAGGTGGCAATGCCCTCTGCAACTCAGAACGAGCTTGACGAGAAAGATGCTGAAATGCTGGTTAAAAACGGCTGTATAGCTGTCGGTGAGGGTGCGAACATGCCCACAACTCCCGAAGGCACAAAAGTGTTCCTTAACGCCGGCGTTCTTTTCGGACCCGGAAAAGCTGCGAACGCAGGCGGTGTTGCAACATCCGCTCTGGAAATGCAGCAGAACGCAAGCCGTGATTCCTGGACGTTCGAGTACACTGAAAAACGCCTGCACGAGATCATGATCGGAATCCACAAGGCATGCTATGAGCAGTCTGCCGAGTTCGGTCAGCCCGGTAACTATATCCTCGGCGCTAACATTGCATCATTCCGCAAGGTAGCTGATGCGATGATCTCTCAGGGACTTATATAA
- a CDS encoding S41 family peptidase — translation MLKLKLTAVLALAMFLAACGGGGGDSSSSGSKVFNIDYYPAECSEAAQTEFVYKAMHDVYYWADTSPVLDYKAYDSQYDLIYAMRNSKDVFSTIYTKQFINDYYSGSNIGLGLNTITDGTGLYIRMVYPDSPADLAGLERGNRIMSVNGYSAEQMLASSAVSDAAFGPSTAGYSVTIDYLDNSNVSKTAVVSKAEYYADSAPVYDIFTNSGNGKKIGYLFYNSFNENTSDTTAAMEAFRTAGVSELVIDLRYNGGGLVKTAQYIGSFIGGSGLSGLTMLKMIFNNKYSGMNSKVSFADPVYALDVDKVVFLVTGATASASELVINGLKPFKDVYLIGSNTYGKPVGSHYIGYCDKYLSAVTFENKNTLDEGGYFSGISADCRKYENVDSLGQFGSEDEKFLGAALNYLQTGGCVSEPASMAKIKVAEKEIHAPWDEKIIK, via the coding sequence ATGTTAAAGTTAAAACTTACCGCAGTTCTGGCACTTGCCATGTTTCTGGCTGCCTGCGGAGGAGGCGGGGGAGATTCGTCCTCTTCCGGCAGTAAGGTTTTCAATATAGATTACTATCCGGCAGAATGTTCCGAGGCGGCGCAGACCGAGTTTGTTTATAAAGCGATGCACGATGTTTACTACTGGGCGGATACCTCTCCGGTTCTGGACTACAAAGCATACGACTCCCAGTATGACCTTATCTATGCCATGCGCAACAGCAAGGACGTTTTCAGCACCATCTACACCAAGCAGTTTATAAATGATTACTATTCAGGTTCAAACATAGGCCTTGGGCTGAATACAATAACCGACGGCACAGGACTTTACATAAGAATGGTCTACCCCGACTCGCCTGCGGATCTGGCCGGACTTGAAAGAGGAAACAGAATTATGAGTGTGAACGGATATTCCGCAGAGCAGATGCTGGCCAGCAGTGCAGTGTCCGATGCGGCTTTCGGTCCCTCAACGGCAGGATATTCTGTCACCATAGACTATCTGGATAATTCTAACGTCAGTAAGACGGCGGTGGTAAGCAAGGCCGAATATTATGCGGATTCCGCACCCGTCTATGACATCTTCACCAACTCCGGCAATGGCAAAAAGATAGGCTATCTTTTTTATAATTCCTTTAACGAGAATACCTCGGATACAACAGCCGCCATGGAGGCCTTCAGGACGGCGGGGGTGAGTGAACTGGTAATTGACCTGCGGTATAACGGAGGCGGGCTGGTTAAAACAGCGCAATATATCGGCAGTTTCATCGGCGGCAGTGGTCTCAGCGGACTTACAATGCTTAAGATGATATTCAATAACAAGTACTCCGGCATGAACAGCAAGGTCTCTTTTGCCGATCCTGTCTATGCTCTGGATGTCGACAAGGTTGTTTTTCTGGTGACGGGAGCCACAGCTTCGGCCAGCGAACTGGTGATAAACGGACTTAAACCTTTTAAAGACGTATATCTGATAGGCTCGAATACCTATGGCAAGCCTGTGGGTTCCCATTATATAGGCTATTGCGATAAATACCTTTCCGCCGTGACATTTGAAAACAAGAACACGCTGGACGAGGGCGGATATTTCAGCGGCATCTCCGCTGACTGCCGTAAGTATGAAAACGTTGATTCTCTGGGGCAGTTCGGCAGTGAGGATGAAAAATTTTTGGGCGCAGCTCTGAATTATCTCCAGACCGGAGGATGCGTTTCCGAACCTGCATCGATGGCTAAAATTAAGGTGGCCGAAAAGGAGATTCATGCTCCATGGGATGAAAAAATTATAAAATAA
- a CDS encoding helix-turn-helix transcriptional regulator: protein MPVEPSAIGRLDKQDLVKCLDVINRCLKIATEEEYHRVIMDFASWMGFRYVLYAYTNATYANGYKIDIVNLSNPEEWMDEYRRENFLLCDPVRIEMEKRLAMNANLSFILWDSYDRALSDREKYLVRRRKHYGLEYGCSVYDDSENRDFAFLVSFADKKKKPDARTEMMCRMVVSHMMICRKKLDMLTLFNGMTAKEKAVSEWLVKGKTNWEIAHIMGISENTVKFHLKNIFVKLSVSNRQQAVTALMIAKYLSV from the coding sequence ATGCCAGTGGAACCGTCTGCAATCGGAAGACTGGACAAGCAGGATCTTGTGAAATGTCTGGACGTCATAAACAGGTGCCTCAAGATAGCCACCGAAGAGGAATATCACAGGGTCATCATGGATTTTGCCTCGTGGATGGGTTTCAGATACGTTCTGTATGCCTACACGAACGCAACCTATGCCAACGGATACAAGATTGATATCGTTAATCTTTCAAATCCTGAAGAGTGGATGGATGAATACCGCAGGGAGAACTTCCTGCTGTGCGACCCTGTCAGGATAGAGATGGAAAAAAGGCTGGCGATGAACGCTAATCTGTCATTTATATTATGGGACAGCTATGACAGAGCCTTAAGCGACAGGGAGAAGTATCTCGTAAGGCGGCGCAAACATTACGGCCTTGAGTACGGCTGTTCTGTTTATGACGATTCGGAGAACCGGGATTTCGCATTTCTTGTTTCGTTTGCCGACAAAAAGAAAAAACCTGATGCCCGCACCGAGATGATGTGCAGGATGGTTGTTTCCCATATGATGATATGCAGGAAAAAGCTGGATATGCTGACTCTTTTCAACGGCATGACGGCGAAGGAGAAGGCGGTTTCCGAGTGGCTGGTTAAGGGGAAGACAAACTGGGAGATTGCTCATATAATGGGTATCAGCGAAAATACTGTAAAATTTCATCTTAAGAATATATTTGTGAAACTCAGTGTATCCAACAGACAGCAGGCGGTCACCGCCCTTATGATTGCGAAGTACCTCAGCGTTTAG